In the Juglans microcarpa x Juglans regia isolate MS1-56 chromosome 6D, Jm3101_v1.0, whole genome shotgun sequence genome, one interval contains:
- the LOC121234577 gene encoding alkane hydroxylase MAH1-like, with the protein MGAMLIDVNVLVQILVAYLCFLPLYLIWSWKRTITLVTNWPLVGMLPGLLSKLSDIHEYATQVLKQNGGTFRFKGPWLANMDFLVTCDPMNVRYISTQNFANYTKGPESKKLAEPFGDGVLNSDSESWKSYRKLIHSIIKHRKFQLFQERSMRQKVSQGLIPVLEHVSRQGIVVDLQDVFQRFTFDNICLLVMGFDPKCLTIELPEDDYRMAFDEVEEAIFYRHIVPESIWKLQKWLNIGEENKLRRAMEILDPFLYQCISLKKGEFLRCRTSQMEQVEDGKDEDFDILTACMVEQEREEAKGEVAQTDDYRRSDKYLRDIAFNFIAAGKDTVNASLTWLFWLIATHPSVEEKILEEIKENLQAKEDGKWRLFSIEEQSKLVYLHAAICEALRLYPSLPFNHRFSVEPDVLPSGHCVNANTKILVSLYSMRSMEGIWGEDFLEFKPERWISEIGGIVRIPSYKFIAFNTGPRSCLGRDLTFFQMKTIVPAILWNYRIQVVEGHPISPCLSVMLHMKHGLKVRVSKRS; encoded by the coding sequence ATGGGCGCCATGCTAATTGATGTCAACGTTCTTGTTCAGATACTTGTGGCGTATCTTTGTTTTCTCCCTCTCTACCTGATTTGGAGTTGGAAGAGAACAATTACTCTGGTCACGAACTGGCCTCTTGTTGGAATGCTGCCTGGGCTTCTTTCTAAGTTATCGGATATCCATGAATATGCAACCCAGGTTCTGAAACAAAATGGTGGGACTTTTCGGTTCAAAGGGCCATGGTTAGCCAACATGGACTTTTTGGTCACTTGTGATCCCATGAACGTGCGCTATATATCGACACAAAACTTCGCCAACTACACTAAAGGACCCGAGTCCAAGAAGCTTGCTGAGCCTTTTGGAGATGGGGTTCTCAACTCTGACTCGGAGTCGTGGAAATCCTACAGAAAGTTGATTCACTCAATTATTAAACACAGGAAGTTTCAGTTGTTTCAAGAGAGATCTATGCGTCAAAAGGTATCGCAAGGCCTGATCCCTGTTCTTGAACATGTGTCGAGACAAGGAATTGTGGTAGACTTGCAAGATGTTTTTCAGCGGTTCACCTTCGATAATATCTGTCTTTTGGTAATGGGTTTTGATCCAAAGTGCCTTACCATTGAATTACCGGAAGATGATTACAGAATGGCATTTGACGAAGTAGAGGAGGCCATATTTTACCGGCATATTGTGCCGGAAAGCATTTGGAAGTTGCAGAAATGGCTTAACATAGGAGAAGAGAATAAGCTGAGAAGAGCCATGGAGATCTTGGATCCTTTCTTGTACCAGTGCATTTCATTAAAGAAAGGAGAATTTCTGAGATGCAGAACGTCCCAAATGGAGCAAGTTGAGGATGGGAAGGACGAGGACTTTGATATACTAACAGCTTGCATGGTAGAACAAGAACGAGAAGAAGCGAAAGGAGAAGTAGCACAGACGGATGATTATAGAAGATCTGACAAATATTTAAGAGACATTGCATTCAATTTCATAGCAGCTGGGAAAGACACTGTAAACGCAAGTCTCACGTGGCTTTTCTGGCTTATTGCCACACACCCTTCTGTAGAAGAAAAGATACTAGAAGAGATCAAAGAAAATTTGCAGGCCAAAGAAGATGGAAAGTGGAGGCTTTTCAGCATAGAAGAGCAAAGCAAACTAGTTTATCTCCATGCAGCCATCTGCGAGGCTCTTCGGCTATATCCATCATTACCTTTTAATCACAGATTTTCTGTTGAACCAGACGTTCTTCCGAGCGGCCACTGCGTTAATGCGAACACAAAGATATTGGTGTCACTTTATTCAATGAGAAGTATGGAAGGAATATGGGGAGAAGATTTCTTGGAGTTCAAACCCGAGAGATGGATTTCTGAGATAGGAGGAATAGTGCGCATACCATCTTACAAGTTCATTGCATTCAATACAGGACCTAGGAGCTGCTTGGGTCGAGACCTAACTTTCTTTCAGATGAAGACTATTGTTCCTGCAATTCTTTGGAATTATCGTATTCAAGTGGTTGAAGGACATCCTATTTCTCCATGTCTCTCTGTCATGCTGCATATGAAACATGGCTTGAAGGTCAGGGTTTCCaagagatcatga